A region from the Beduinella massiliensis genome encodes:
- a CDS encoding MBL fold metallo-hydrolase gives MNIRWLGHSSFLLTADNGLRLVTDPYDESVGYPLQKTEADVVCISHEHHDHNNRFGIEGNPIIVDQTGEHDVCGVRITGYSTWHDDVQGNARGKNIMFSFQIDGLHVLHMGDLGCMLEEAQIKQIGAVDVLMVPVGGVYTIGPREAWTLCERIHPRVILPMHYKLPCVQYGLEPVENFLECAGVKDIKRVESLFINPLNLSRLDPIVLMQYGDEVRANRYASA, from the coding sequence ATGAACATTCGATGGCTTGGACATTCTAGCTTTTTGCTGACTGCGGACAACGGACTGCGGCTCGTAACGGATCCCTACGACGAATCTGTCGGTTACCCCTTGCAGAAAACGGAGGCGGACGTCGTGTGCATCAGTCATGAGCACCACGACCACAACAACCGCTTTGGCATCGAGGGGAACCCGATCATCGTGGATCAGACGGGCGAGCACGACGTCTGCGGCGTGCGCATCACGGGCTATTCAACCTGGCACGACGACGTGCAGGGCAATGCGCGCGGCAAGAACATCATGTTTTCGTTTCAGATCGACGGGCTGCACGTGCTGCACATGGGCGACCTGGGCTGCATGCTGGAGGAAGCGCAGATCAAGCAGATCGGCGCGGTAGACGTGCTGATGGTGCCCGTCGGCGGCGTGTACACGATCGGCCCCAGGGAAGCCTGGACGCTGTGCGAACGGATTCATCCCCGGGTGATTCTGCCGATGCACTATAAACTGCCCTGCGTGCAGTACGGCCTTGAGCCCGTGGAGAACTTCCTCGAATGCGCCGGGGTGAAGGACATAAAGCGCGTGGAGTCGCTGTTCATCAACCCGCTGAACCTCTCGCGCCTGGACCCGATTGTGCTGATGCAATACGGCGACGAGGTGCGCGCGAACCGCTACGCCTCTGCGTAA
- a CDS encoding glutamine synthetase III gives MKKSQEMLADMFGQNVFSDKVMQTRLPQNVYKTLHRTVDEGAELDPAIAEVIAAAMKEWAVERGATHYTHWFQPMNGQTAEKQDAFLTPHAGGVLLEFTGKALIRGEADASSFPSGGLRATFEARGYTAWDCTSPAFIREDPDGVISLCIPTAFCSYAGEALDTRTPLLRAQEALSRQAVRVLRCLGDTHTRRVKANVGLEQEYFLIDRELYRRRRDLIYTGRTLFGARPPKGQEMEDQYYAAIRQRVSEFMAELNEELWKMGVAAKTQHNEVAPSQHEVAVLFDDAVAACDQNQLTMMLLRKVAARRGMAALLHEKPFEGVSGSGKHNNWSLSTEDGRNLLNPGKHPEENIVFLLFFMAVIAAVDEHAGLLRMAAASASNDHRLGGHEAPTPMLSVFIGEALLQMVEHACGLSERVFKGHGEISTGVTTIPKLFADDTDRNRTSPFAFTGNKFEFRMLGSSESASTLNTVMATVVADQLAQVADRLEAGDEPVAVLRDLFTTHRRVIFNGNSYSEAWREEAKRRGLVEYPTTVEAIETLTTEKSIALFERHGVLTRTEVISRAVVREDAYIKTLRIEARTMVKMMHELVLPAAMRWQDELAQQKRHIEAAGLKTPVQTGQLAFVSGQVEALARHLAELEEALRRLHSTVSCENAREWRDAVLPTMAEIRAASDALETVLPRDLWPVPTYGEMLFHV, from the coding sequence ATGAAGAAAAGCCAGGAAATGCTCGCGGACATGTTCGGTCAGAACGTATTTTCCGATAAGGTGATGCAGACGCGCCTGCCGCAGAACGTCTACAAGACGCTGCACCGCACGGTCGACGAGGGCGCTGAGCTCGACCCCGCGATTGCGGAGGTAATCGCCGCGGCCATGAAAGAGTGGGCTGTCGAGCGCGGAGCGACGCATTACACCCACTGGTTTCAGCCGATGAACGGGCAGACCGCCGAAAAGCAGGACGCTTTTCTGACTCCGCACGCGGGCGGCGTGCTGCTCGAATTCACCGGCAAGGCGCTCATCCGCGGCGAGGCGGACGCTTCCTCCTTTCCATCAGGCGGCCTGCGCGCGACGTTCGAGGCGCGCGGTTACACCGCGTGGGACTGCACGTCGCCCGCCTTCATTCGCGAGGATCCGGACGGGGTCATCTCCCTTTGCATCCCGACGGCGTTCTGCTCCTATGCGGGCGAGGCCCTCGACACGCGCACGCCCCTTCTGCGCGCGCAGGAGGCGCTTTCCCGCCAGGCGGTCCGCGTGCTGCGCTGCCTGGGCGATACGCACACCCGCCGGGTCAAGGCCAACGTCGGCCTCGAGCAGGAGTACTTCCTCATCGACCGCGAGCTCTACCGCCGCCGCCGCGACCTGATCTATACCGGCAGGACGCTCTTTGGCGCACGTCCGCCCAAGGGACAGGAGATGGAGGATCAATACTACGCGGCGATCCGCCAGCGCGTTTCCGAGTTCATGGCGGAACTCAACGAGGAGCTGTGGAAGATGGGCGTCGCCGCAAAGACGCAGCACAACGAGGTCGCCCCCTCTCAGCACGAGGTGGCGGTGCTCTTCGACGACGCGGTCGCGGCCTGCGACCAGAATCAGCTGACGATGATGCTGCTGCGCAAGGTGGCGGCACGCCGGGGCATGGCGGCCCTGCTGCACGAAAAGCCCTTTGAGGGCGTCAGCGGCAGCGGCAAGCACAATAACTGGTCGCTTTCCACGGAGGATGGCAGAAACCTGCTGAACCCGGGCAAGCATCCGGAGGAAAACATCGTCTTCCTGCTCTTCTTCATGGCGGTCATCGCTGCGGTGGACGAGCACGCGGGCCTTTTGCGCATGGCTGCGGCGAGCGCGAGCAACGACCACCGGCTGGGCGGCCACGAGGCCCCGACGCCCATGCTCTCCGTGTTCATCGGCGAAGCGCTTTTGCAGATGGTCGAGCACGCCTGCGGTCTTTCCGAGCGCGTATTCAAGGGGCACGGCGAGATCAGCACGGGCGTCACGACGATCCCCAAGCTCTTTGCGGACGATACCGACCGCAACCGCACATCGCCCTTCGCGTTTACAGGCAACAAATTTGAGTTCCGCATGCTCGGATCGTCGGAATCCGCCTCCACCCTGAACACCGTGATGGCGACCGTCGTCGCGGATCAGCTCGCCCAGGTGGCGGACCGCCTGGAAGCGGGGGACGAGCCGGTTGCCGTGCTGCGGGACCTGTTCACGACGCACCGGCGCGTGATCTTCAACGGCAACAGCTATTCGGAGGCATGGCGCGAGGAGGCGAAGCGCCGCGGCCTGGTGGAGTACCCGACGACGGTGGAGGCAATCGAGACGCTGACGACGGAAAAGAGCATCGCGCTCTTTGAGCGTCATGGCGTGCTCACGCGCACCGAGGTGATTTCCCGCGCCGTCGTGCGAGAGGACGCGTACATCAAGACGCTGCGCATCGAAGCGCGCACGATGGTCAAGATGATGCACGAGCTGGTGTTGCCCGCGGCGATGCGCTGGCAAGACGAGCTCGCCCAGCAGAAACGGCATATCGAGGCGGCCGGGCTGAAGACGCCGGTGCAGACCGGGCAGCTTGCCTTCGTGAGCGGGCAGGTGGAGGCGCTCGCGCGGCACCTGGCCGAATTGGAAGAAGCGCTCCGGCGGCTTCACAGCACGGTTTCCTGCGAAAACGCCCGCGAATGGCGGGACGCGGTGCTGCCTACGATGGCGGAAATCCGCGCGGCCTCGGACGCTTTGGAGACGGTGCTGCCACGCGATCTGTGGCCTGTTCCGACCTATGGCGAAATGCTCTTTCACGTATAA